In Asterias rubens chromosome 17, eAstRub1.3, whole genome shotgun sequence, a genomic segment contains:
- the LOC117301753 gene encoding uncharacterized protein LOC117301753: MAEAPERTTVTKEVEKTKDKEGKLMETMSSPEMAPLKPEEATNKSLLKHISEEMNELSIKVTTRMLPGELHSLMEKLIKEQTRLVDFQQEMATSVYQRTAVSQLDHYSSRPLPELDVLLSKIHLVSLKLNLHSIKSVDEAQMKTDTKLSEKQDHYKLKAAHSNLESTLNGLGLELLAYSNTSSQFRSYKNSKLKDTKQCMIEGVYYCQQMLVDDFQELVPQTLLVKEPAYQEQYMKNLNVLINTQQQLVQNLTDLQNQKDDLPAGEVGKRQNELELMITEQTGLMKESSKQDDLPAGEIGKQQNELELITEQTDLMKNCFCWVRFLGGEHVSHILMLLYSVYTVNCMHGRMSLGTGFSFMQLALDCVREMYGEFEESDYIGKEIRYSQQLFLDKVWTKRQTLKKWQEDRTEHMRRISKGIDELSYSVKTEQPGQLDSLMEKLIKEQKQLVNFQQEMASSVEQRVIDSQLDQQISRDMSELFVLLSKIHLVSLKLNLYMMKSVDEAQMKTNTKVSEKQHHDKLEEAHFTLQKTLNNLGLELRRSYGNKSSSVQKYDTKWHMTESVYYCQQMLVEDFQELVPQTLLVKKPAFQEQYMKNLNICKCRQK; this comes from the exons ATGGCTGAGGCTCCAGAGAGAACAACTGTGACAAAGGAAGTAGAAAAAACCAAAGACAAAG AAGGGAAACTGATGGAGACAATGTCATCACCTGAGATGGCCCCTCTGAAGCCTGAGGAAGCTACAAACAAG tcTCTTCTTAAGCATATCTCAGAGGAAATGAATGAGCTCTCAATTAAGGTAACAACCAGGATGCTACCTGGTGAGTTACACTCACTGATGGAGAAATTGATCAAGGAGCAGACACGGCTTGTTGACTTCCAACAAGAAATGGCTACAAGTGTATACCAAAGAACAGCTGTCAGTCAACTGGATCATTATTCATCAAGACCTTTGCCAGAATTAGATGTTCTTTTGAGTAAGATCCACTTGGTGTCATTAAAGCTGAATCTACATAGTATAAAATCTGTTGATGAAGCTCAAATGAAAACAGACACCAAActatcagagaaacaagatcaTTACAAATTGAAAGCGGCTCATTCTAATCTAGAGTCAACACTGAATGGTCTTGGTTTGGAACTGTTAGCTTATAGTAACACATCATCACAGTTCAGAAGTTACAAAAACAGTAAACTAAAAGATACAAAACAGTGCATGATAGAAG GTGTATACTACTGCCAGCAAATGCTAGTTGATGATTTCCAAGAGTTGGTTCCACAGACCCTACTGGTAAAGGAGCCTGCCTATCAAGAGCAGTACATGAAGAATCTGAATGTGCTCATTAACACACAGCAGCAATTGGTTCAGAACCTCACAGATCTGCAAAATCAGAAAGATGATCTACCTGCAGGTGAGGTTGGCAAACGCCAAAATGAACTGGAACTGATGATCACAGAACAGACTGGTCTGATGAAGGAGTCCTCTAAGCAAGATGATCTACCTGCAGGGGAGATTGGTAAACAGCAAAACGAACTGGAACTGATCACGGAACAAACTGATTTGATGAAAAATTGTTTCTGCTGGGTGCGATTTCTTGGAGGAGAGCATGTGTCGCACATCTTGATGTTGTTATATTCAGTATATACCGTGAATTGTATGCATGGTAGGATGTCCCTTGGTACTGGCTTCTCTTTTATGCAGCTGGCCCTGGATTGTGTCAGGGAGATGTATGGTGAATTTGAAGAGTCTGACTACATTGGAAAGGAAATCAGGTACAGTCAACAACTATTCTTGGATAAAGTGTGGACTAAAAGACAAA ctTTAAAGAAATGGCAAGAAGACCGAACTGAG CATATGAGGCGTATCTCGAAGGGAATTGATGAGCTCTCATATTCTGTAAAAACAGAGCAGCCTGGTCAGTTAGATTCATTGATGGAGAAATTGATCAAGGAGCAGAAACAGCTTGTAAACTTCCAACAAGAAATGGCTTCAAGTGTAGAACAAAGAGTAATTGACAGTCAGCTGGATCAACAGATATCAAGAGACATGTCAGAATTATTTGTTCTTTTGAGTAAGATCCACTTGGTGTCATTAAAGCTGAATCTCTATATGATGAAATCTGTTGATGAAgctcaaatgaaaacaaacaccaAAGTATCAGAGAAACAACATCATGACAAACTGGAAGAGGCTCATTTTACATTACAGAAAACATTGAACAATCTCGGATTAGAGCTTAGAAGAAGTTATGGTAATAAATCTTCAAGTGTCCAAAAGTATGATACAAAATGGCACATGACAGAAAGTGTATACTACTGCCAACAAATGCTAGTTGAGGATTTCCAAGAGTTGGTTCCACAGACCCTACTGGTAAAGAAGCCTGCCTTTCAAGAGCAGTACATGAAGAATTTGAAT ATCTGCAAATGCAGACAAAAGTGA